Proteins from a genomic interval of Microaerobacter geothermalis:
- a CDS encoding sugar O-acetyltransferase has protein sequence MTRERIIFISNGNYHTPEEIRELFSMLIGKPVDETFSMFPPFYTDCGKNISVGKNVFINSGCRFQDQGGITIGDGALIGHNVVLATLNHDLDPSKRSNLHPAPIVIGKNVWIGSNSTILPGVAIGDGVVIAAGAVVTKDVPPNVVAGGVPARVIKKIEIQS, from the coding sequence ATGACCCGGGAGCGAATTATTTTCATATCAAATGGTAATTATCATACCCCCGAAGAAATTCGGGAGCTGTTTTCAATGCTGATCGGAAAGCCTGTTGATGAAACATTCTCCATGTTCCCTCCTTTTTATACGGATTGCGGGAAAAACATTTCTGTTGGGAAGAATGTATTTATCAATTCAGGCTGCCGCTTTCAGGATCAGGGCGGCATAACAATCGGCGACGGTGCGCTTATTGGGCACAATGTGGTACTGGCTACCCTTAATCATGATTTGGACCCAAGCAAACGCAGCAATCTGCATCCTGCGCCCATTGTGATTGGCAAAAATGTATGGATTGGGTCAAATTCAACTATCCTTCCGGGTGTGGCCATTGGCGATGGAGTTGTTATTGCAGCCGGTGCAGTTGTGACCAAGGATGTGCCTCCAAATGTTGTTGCAGGCGGAGTGCCTGCGAGAGTTATCAAGAAGATTGAAATCCAGTCCTGA